A section of the Selenomonas sp. AB3002 genome encodes:
- a CDS encoding helix-turn-helix domain-containing protein, producing the protein MSRTYDMLADSLNELITDFEENDGKNLSHTVLTVDIAPARKFSSEDIRSIRQKNHLTQSILAKYLCVSKKTIEAWESGRNTPNGPSSRLLELLDRQAVSIVTA; encoded by the coding sequence ATGAGCAGGACTTATGATATGTTAGCTGATTCGCTGAATGAACTGATTACGGACTTCGAGGAAAATGATGGAAAAAATCTCTCTCATACTGTATTGACCGTTGATATTGCTCCAGCCCGCAAATTCAGCAGCGAGGATATTCGCTCCATCCGCCAGAAGAATCACTTAACCCAGTCTATCCTTGCAAAATACCTATGTGTCAGCAAAAAGACCATCGAAGCATGGGAATCTGGCCGGAATACCCCTAACGGGCCATCCAGCCGTCTGCTGGAACTTTTAGACCGGCAAGCGGTGTCCATAGTTACAGCTTAA
- a CDS encoding peptidoglycan DD-metalloendopeptidase family protein, protein MGNEVRGAGTLEWPVPTPPSVMTSAFGYRIHPITGDVRHHNGVDLAGDYGDIVKSAGAGTVDYAAYGFNDGFGNLVIIDHGNGLKTYYGHNSTVDVSIGDTVSAGQPIATMGSTGNSTGPHCHFGTQLNGKWVDPGLFVSGMAQMEAEKFGSRVDGGDPTVATDFDDSDVSLEISADFAKPLKDVIDTFVDLLTRALEILKNYIWQLFACLMAIDLAMSAMYKALGAWGDNDEHSFTSWFLYKIITYGVLIFMLMNWGDFIGNLALEGFPQLGALAVGESLDSAGKTVSDPTKIVQKGMEIITPLINEALKAHGLLDLIMEGYTFIICAVFGAVFLVLFVIIGIHVAKAYLFFYFTILFSFVSFMFAGLKQTRKWASNGINGIFASSLNLMFFVIFTVMLQVTMQNLVVGNLVETQTTVSETGSSAKIISEEDCLARIRAVESYGGNYHCDNGQGYYGAYQIDYGNYNNWDHWCQDYENSGGTLIHDGENYTRWSSYGDKDTAPEPSTEYPWAPINQDRVAAFIIEGYYNKYGSWEAACRAWNQGEGGMNNAAAYEYQAAVLGHRGANKSSRVANIAVLFQLLLIVLLFIKIADHMEKVINKQFGGMGFKLTNEQ, encoded by the coding sequence ATGGGGAATGAAGTAAGGGGAGCCGGAACGCTGGAATGGCCGGTGCCTACGCCACCGTCAGTTATGACCTCGGCTTTTGGCTACCGCATACATCCTATCACAGGTGATGTCAGGCACCACAATGGTGTTGATCTTGCTGGAGACTATGGTGACATTGTAAAATCAGCCGGAGCCGGTACTGTGGATTATGCCGCTTATGGTTTTAATGACGGTTTTGGAAATCTTGTTATCATCGACCACGGCAATGGATTGAAGACTTACTACGGGCACAACAGCACGGTGGATGTTTCTATTGGTGATACTGTAAGTGCAGGTCAACCAATAGCTACGATGGGTTCTACAGGTAATTCTACAGGGCCGCACTGTCATTTCGGCACACAATTGAATGGTAAGTGGGTAGATCCGGGACTATTTGTGTCAGGCATGGCACAGATGGAGGCGGAGAAATTTGGCAGTCGTGTAGATGGCGGGGATCCGACAGTAGCAACAGATTTTGATGATAGCGATGTGTCCTTGGAAATTTCCGCTGATTTCGCCAAGCCCCTGAAGGATGTCATAGATACCTTCGTGGACTTGCTGACCAGGGCTCTGGAGATACTGAAAAATTACATCTGGCAGTTATTCGCTTGCCTGATGGCCATAGACCTGGCCATGTCAGCCATGTATAAAGCCCTTGGGGCATGGGGGGATAATGATGAGCATAGCTTCACCAGCTGGTTTTTATACAAAATCATTACTTATGGTGTCCTGATCTTCATGCTGATGAACTGGGGAGACTTCATTGGAAATCTGGCCTTGGAAGGTTTTCCGCAGCTGGGAGCCTTGGCCGTGGGTGAATCTCTGGATTCGGCAGGTAAAACAGTCTCTGACCCCACCAAGATAGTACAGAAGGGCATGGAGATAATTACCCCCCTCATCAATGAGGCGTTGAAGGCTCACGGACTGCTAGACTTGATTATGGAAGGGTATACCTTCATAATTTGTGCCGTATTCGGAGCGGTTTTCCTCGTCCTCTTCGTAATCATTGGCATCCATGTGGCGAAAGCATACCTCTTCTTCTACTTTACCATTCTTTTCTCCTTTGTCTCCTTCATGTTCGCTGGACTGAAACAGACAAGGAAATGGGCTTCCAACGGCATTAATGGTATTTTCGCTTCATCCCTGAACCTCATGTTCTTCGTTATCTTCACAGTGATGCTCCAAGTGACCATGCAGAATCTTGTGGTGGGGAATTTGGTCGAAACCCAAACTACTGTATCTGAAACAGGAAGCTCTGCCAAGATTATCAGCGAGGAAGACTGCCTCGCCCGCATCCGGGCTGTGGAATCCTACGGTGGCAATTATCATTGCGACAATGGGCAGGGGTATTATGGAGCCTATCAGATAGATTACGGGAATTACAACAACTGGGACCACTGGTGCCAGGACTATGAGAACAGTGGCGGAACGCTTATCCATGACGGGGAAAACTATACCCGCTGGAGTTCCTACGGAGACAAGGACACGGCACCAGAGCCAAGCACAGAATATCCGTGGGCACCAATCAATCAGGATAGGGTGGCAGCGTTCATAATTGAGGGTTACTACAACAAATACGGCTCATGGGAAGCTGCTTGCCGGGCATGGAATCAGGGGGAGGGAGGCATGAATAACGCCGCTGCCTACGAGTATCAGGCGGCAGTCCTTGGCCATCGTGGAGCCAACAAGAGCAGCCGTGTGGCCAATATCGCCGTACTCTTCCAGCTTCTCCTGATAGTTTTGCTCTTCATTAAGATAGCAGACCACATGGAGAAAGTTATCAATAAGCAGTTCGGCGGCATGGGTTTCAAGCTCACCAATGAGCAGTAA
- a CDS encoding IS256 family transposase yields the protein MAKQRKDVHKVQMTEGKRAIIQQLFQEYDIESAKDIQDALKDLLGGTIKEMMESEMDEHLGYSKSERSDSDNARNGYKSKTLNSSYGKLQIDVPQDRQSSFAPKVVKKRQKDISEIDNKIISMYAKGMTTRQISETINDIYGFEASEGFISDVTDKMLPRIDEWQHRPLANIYPVVFIDAIHFSVRQDNIVSKLAAYVVMGINEDGIKEVLDIEIGENESSKYWLNVLNSLKNRGVQDILILCSDGLTGLKEAVAAAFPKTEHQRCIVHMVRNTLKYVANKDMKDFAKDLRTIYTAPDEKTAVKRLEEVDKKWTPHYPSAMKRWHDNWDVITPIFKFSTNVRTAFYTTNAIESLNSSYRRLNRQRSVFPSSQALLKALYLATFEATKKWTMPIRNWGKVRGELSIMYPDRLPA from the coding sequence ATGGCAAAACAGAGAAAAGATGTTCACAAAGTACAGATGACTGAGGGAAAGCGGGCTATCATCCAGCAACTCTTCCAAGAGTATGACATCGAGAGTGCCAAGGATATTCAGGATGCACTCAAGGATCTTCTTGGCGGTACCATCAAGGAAATGATGGAGTCCGAGATGGATGAACATCTTGGCTATAGCAAATCTGAGCGTTCAGACAGCGATAACGCTCGCAATGGCTACAAGTCCAAGACTCTGAACAGCAGTTATGGCAAGTTGCAGATTGATGTTCCCCAAGACCGACAGTCATCTTTTGCTCCTAAGGTAGTCAAGAAACGCCAGAAGGACATCTCAGAAATCGACAATAAAATCATATCCATGTACGCCAAAGGCATGACCACGCGGCAAATCTCTGAAACCATCAACGACATATATGGTTTTGAAGCCTCGGAAGGTTTCATATCAGATGTAACGGACAAGATGCTGCCAAGAATTGACGAATGGCAGCATCGCCCCCTGGCCAACATCTATCCTGTGGTCTTCATCGACGCAATCCATTTCTCGGTGCGCCAGGATAACATTGTCAGCAAACTGGCGGCCTACGTTGTGATGGGCATTAACGAAGATGGCATCAAGGAAGTGCTGGATATTGAAATCGGTGAAAACGAGAGCAGCAAATATTGGCTTAATGTCCTGAACAGTCTCAAGAACCGCGGGGTTCAGGATATCCTTATCCTATGCTCCGACGGCCTCACAGGGCTCAAGGAGGCTGTGGCCGCAGCATTTCCAAAGACGGAGCACCAGCGCTGTATCGTACACATGGTGCGCAACACTCTTAAATACGTAGCCAATAAGGACATGAAGGATTTTGCAAAAGACCTTCGTACGATCTATACCGCACCTGATGAAAAGACTGCCGTTAAGAGGCTTGAAGAAGTGGATAAGAAATGGACGCCCCATTATCCTTCGGCTATGAAGCGGTGGCACGACAATTGGGATGTAATAACGCCAATCTTCAAATTTTCCACCAATGTTCGTACCGCCTTCTACACTACTAACGCCATTGAGAGTCTCAATTCTTCATATCGCAGGTTAAACCGGCAGAGAAGTGTTTTCCCTAGTTCCCAAGCTCTGCTCAAAGCTCTTTACCTGGCTACATTTGAAGCAACAAAGAAATGGACTATGCCCATAAGAAATTGGGGCAAAGTACGGGGAGAACTGTCCATAATGTACCCTGATAGACTGCCAGCTTAA
- a CDS encoding type IV secretion system protein: MKTNKNIGIAVIAMLLVLGISGTALAASSDSIVAGGTGLGGNFDKQLALIGGAFVTLAKVTVLVMTAVAAMMVGWGIEDGKKTIWSWLLGAGLAINFGAFLTETGIVDMASSAGHGPSSPTFYSPDIKDDVKDMDVLSGFMDSYLNGVIKPGSQAILSPCLKLLLILTVLEVGWQMSFKLISGDKVKYLLSVIIKMGIFMFLMMNWIDLMGALGQGFQQIGFLAGGAGATGGVDLKPDSIYKNGFYIFKHVWDEFNCKSIGLLLLNLLSLAVVVVCMILTAIEMFMARIEFYTMALITIPLLPFIMLDKFAFLAEKAIGGMFNLAIKLSVISFITAMAIPFMQTFRTKMEATHDVWTQPALLFQAVLAAMVIYMLTKKIPEIVSSLINGQPSLSGGGMVDMAKGAANTAVNATGAVAGSVGAVRAARAISANNKGRWTGTLAQLGKSKLMSTTPVARYRGAVKAMDDLRTNSGSRMLNNMRAGRSALEDKKSDTQNASGGNQNNTTQNAENFKRNMNTTS; the protein is encoded by the coding sequence TTGAAGACAAACAAGAACATTGGCATAGCGGTGATAGCCATGCTGCTGGTGCTGGGCATAAGCGGCACGGCCTTGGCTGCCAGCAGTGATTCCATCGTGGCCGGCGGCACAGGGCTGGGAGGCAACTTCGATAAGCAGCTGGCGTTAATCGGGGGTGCTTTTGTGACCTTGGCCAAGGTCACAGTGTTGGTGATGACAGCGGTGGCCGCCATGATGGTAGGCTGGGGCATAGAGGATGGCAAGAAAACCATTTGGAGCTGGTTGCTAGGGGCTGGCCTTGCCATAAACTTCGGGGCGTTCCTTACAGAGACAGGCATCGTGGATATGGCCAGCAGTGCCGGTCACGGGCCATCTTCACCGACTTTTTACAGCCCGGATATCAAGGATGATGTCAAGGACATGGATGTGTTATCCGGCTTTATGGATAGCTACCTTAATGGCGTGATAAAGCCCGGCTCTCAGGCGATTCTTTCCCCTTGCCTAAAGTTGCTTCTTATCCTTACGGTGCTGGAAGTTGGCTGGCAAATGTCTTTCAAGCTGATTTCTGGTGACAAGGTAAAATATCTCTTGTCTGTGATTATCAAGATGGGGATTTTCATGTTCCTGATGATGAACTGGATTGACCTGATGGGGGCATTGGGACAGGGGTTCCAGCAAATTGGATTCCTGGCAGGTGGAGCCGGTGCAACCGGGGGCGTGGATTTGAAGCCTGATTCCATATACAAGAATGGCTTCTACATTTTTAAGCACGTATGGGATGAATTCAACTGTAAGAGCATAGGTTTGTTATTGCTAAATTTGCTTTCTTTGGCGGTAGTAGTAGTTTGCATGATACTTACAGCTATAGAAATGTTTATGGCTAGAATTGAATTCTATACCATGGCACTAATCACGATTCCTTTATTGCCGTTTATCATGCTTGATAAGTTTGCTTTTCTGGCAGAAAAGGCGATTGGAGGCATGTTTAATCTGGCCATTAAGCTGTCCGTTATTTCCTTTATAACAGCTATGGCTATCCCCTTTATGCAAACCTTCAGGACTAAGATGGAAGCAACACATGATGTATGGACACAACCGGCACTGCTTTTTCAGGCTGTACTGGCGGCCATGGTCATATACATGCTTACCAAGAAGATCCCTGAAATAGTCTCAAGCTTGATAAATGGCCAGCCAAGCCTTAGTGGCGGAGGAATGGTAGATATGGCCAAGGGGGCAGCTAATACTGCTGTCAATGCCACCGGTGCTGTTGCTGGAAGCGTGGGAGCCGTGCGGGCTGCTCGTGCCATCAGTGCAAACAATAAAGGCAGATGGACTGGAACTTTGGCACAGTTAGGTAAGTCGAAACTCATGAGCACGACGCCTGTAGCTAGATATAGAGGTGCTGTAAAAGCTATGGATGATTTGAGAACAAATAGCGGTAGTAGAATGCTAAATAATATGAGAGCAGGACGTTCAGCTTTGGAAGACAAAAAGAGCGATACTCAAAATGCTTCAGGTGGAAACCAAAATAACACCACACAAAATGCAGAAAATTTTAAGAGAAATATGAACACTACCTCGTGA